A part of Oncorhynchus kisutch isolate 150728-3 linkage group LG2, Okis_V2, whole genome shotgun sequence genomic DNA contains:
- the LOC109866383 gene encoding xin actin-binding repeat-containing protein 2-like encodes MAMYQQAADSKQHDNIFSSGVMEESEVCSVPGGLAGIRAQFETQETATSHNVTQFLFRHREVQEVELNSELRMMSSSREVIPASQQAISHQDEQVTHEENLASSYENNHNNEAEEEGPRLTTKELRDHFERTIEEATPSKPMKIGRADINRSQWASNVSQKQVSTSEIHNLSSSTLQNFSSSEIHNVSSSEIWEDSATEAIEDTSAVAVDYENTEYFPPPPPEDLEYFPPPPPDLLQVPSESPDITVECYYSPEPPESAYPSKRPLSRQEYSRQRNQYELKRLYKHIHPEVRKNIEMYSDAAEYENTRQGSQEEFTGETRYIYEDNGSSPNDCISPEEEYLEWDEILRGEVQSMRWMFENKPLDAIKDDASNEGDDQNMEQEMIVGSDVKSKAWMFETKPMDTLGSDNIASTKYRNRFNKLDKGDVRAAAWLFENQPMETLNKMHGDEELTKEIVFTQEDGSSTIYMLEYQYMETLGHTETIDDSHLLSLRSALEDIKGEVKTITSTFETQFICVLMGQSGQMLEITSIRKVETEKGDTRTSTWLFDTQALDMTNRLPAPVKLVCSLSMEDNYKGDVYRGRWLFETKTLDSINKDEWESSTLQKEEIIGADVRKHCLAFETQPMDSLKDDSNARPLTIEDVIGGNVRSARHFFETSPKAALKDINEVGRLKKVVAAEEEKGDVRHQKWMFENERLENIRDEKKETIRTVNFENLTEEEGTSYNADVRKNCMVFETQPMDTLKDDSNVRAFSKTEIVRGNVRSAKHYFETAPADNLKDLAEVGKLQKMVRLDEEKGDVRHQKWVFESQPLEHIKEEKKEVVRTINLEEIDKVDVSNYKQIFETTDLTRWDESQKILVEGVTCGSVKSNKHLFESTPMYAMQDSSGHYHEVKTVHREEVVKGDVTSCKWMFETRPIDQFDESISNYQIIKGISKEVESGDVKTAKWLFETQPLDAIKYFSNIEDEETTTKESVEIVKGDVKTGKWLFETKLMNVPYEKEELKSENESEEVHKGDVKTCTWLFETKALDTIRDETETVLQTCTVNQEDVQGKDVRMARFLFETEKLENITGEDESFKKVTDIDIQSGDVNRIKYIFENQSSDIMTSTSEEVMQMLKTTQSEDIQKGNVGNCKWLFENQSIDAIHDTQDEALETRTVMDVQGGNVDKGRFIFETYSLDKIQEVSSETETDITKLQKITREEEEKGDVRNYTMMFETQPLYAIQDKQGHYHEVTTVTSEEILKGDVIGSRWLFETKPLDSIRDTDEVYIIKSVTQEDVQKGDVTSAKWRFETQPLDKIAEDIKMSVKTVEDIQGGDVRMNKQRFESDELSQKSVRTVNVSEIQKGDVRTAKWMFETQTMDKIRSQSEENLIETVMKEEVLKGDVRQSVWLFEQNPLDHIKEIDEDNTVVVQEEIPKADVKTTTWLFETTPFHDFNENSVEKSEILGKSIKGTLEELYSQKMVNSKGILIEADEIGDVRMAKYQLMNTDSPEIQREEIISGDLNNIMMNLLNRRETIERGVVVESEEKGNISTTVHQLFNQERGINVEKEEILRGDIQEAVNNLLKEGGSAKRGILLQEDEKGDVQMTIYSLLNKQEDISVDKEDIIKGNIRNALQRLSNPENQEQMRIKVDETEKGNVNFYSTCIESGALDYLKQLQVEPDETPPEKIEKEEIIRGDIKGTKLILGSSRAQIERTVVEEDIVCGDVRKSVKVFMSEPTHSLDGLQKEQIVRGDLKAAMNSLSQSVNQTVVVEKEEVVRGNIHETRRHLECAHRRPKEVEKTEIVHGNIKGALKSLEKSATSKVEVVIEDLVPGDIKGTLKSLEQAKQTVRAIEKEEIVKGNIHTAKQCLRDATNDRRTCQQEIDVQGNVRGTIELLLEPPASPRMTRRPSFEGDVKMSIKSLYETHEVHETGEEQTQPEKEEVIKGDVKGTIKSLLESAQRAAPKIRVGARRVKVPVKSPLRSQHGSPLSRSQQGSPECSVATKAESETLKNKYQSIEAQRNIQKIKTANSAKTESSTQENQSLSTQTATNASESQTTQQSKTVMQHTTITQNHGIKTLETKFRNLNSSRKGMIRLDKTKVKTNVHTPTRTLSESELSLPPPPPPCDDQSSLTPASSINRLDLDLPPPPTPPPPPPVDSEPDHFPPPPQDFLPPPPSQHELDSMPYQTPHPSPAKATKMMVKKVKGPALHQVSKLEPTGQIQKIQQATSEKHTTTANKSVLEISKTQNELTVLSEIPKPPESPRPLKKVYVAPIRFTPPPSPPPFMRSTKFKTPLIQAEEKYRKQKVDSTPPATPSPIFMHESVTAALEMLSTEEAGMKQSKKSMAFGFTQDVAEKTMTNVKSDTLSSDLSKQAQISDTPSSKTLVSAVYGKNLPESAVISATKQHIVSDQTSKVVSVQHQTTSISSTKQQTVTATKQQVTSASAKHSHSAVSSSQFQILSSDAKKVENTKADVQNFKVYSQGTKTDVQKDVKNKGSHKSEEKKNKDNSASQVPEKVSDQPQETVKGTQETNVKAAKSTSEDKNKNDNSVSQAPEKVANQPIKVEKLTPETNVKSGKKKKAKGIEKQVEVKETKQPDETKTENISQVKDVKVEVKEDTKLKVSSEQTHAQTDVKVKEGSQKAPAIKDNQPATPTSARKKKKKKSKAKDAAATTESTKSLSESSTQSQEMQTAHQEEQIQVHKEVIITESKVERKVHQSVQQQGTVKVEKQVKPSQKKKELTGSQQIQEKPKEEYRNVPVKVESGKMTNMSARKEPARTSTESTEDSQRREHAQELISHITELEGASGKIDSKSVKTLLNTIPQWLIGPEENLYLEGTAVEHNIQKLTEIVSYVKKLAKAKLMCLEGIHTNLERHECEPTSKKIIVGGATQRIHKISIGSLKVESQKKVVESKATSHESKMQELSVKSMRSPSPLLRMRSPSPTFITIESTRRTDSPQRITPSPIQTHRPATPPTPPPRKSETPTTRINRATPSPTFSRAENLARLKDTTAKLSRGVTPPPVLLPMQLTEKKSEIVESPASFHRQIKIEAQAEGASEVSDTTIVTQEAQKADVKVTDKESFHQTDKEVMEASEMSDSSMVTMSVRNKREFFEDAQKAEVNKTNVRKDPIDIPEHLGPDREEHTTTNQESKDDTQSTYEKVTENNAEIVGSAKSTDKELMEASKMSNSLAATTSVRDKREFFEEAHKAEVNKTYVRRDPIDIPERLGPDMEELKPENQENEKEDLPKVDLSGLVNKFETPEDKVYVRKPITMRERRGSEMEYTETENTVIQEQEMPTFDIKAIKNVFEMVEQSPSFKGEKNKQEELESNLSENTRDSSKQDNTQETQRGFGQISPLPSQKEVQNMSADPTGFSEKSVTEHFSSLDEFGNKTIGSLSSTTVSQHSESTITHHAPFSYADVVKKKRGSEVTPSESPEEASTEELLRNFHKTWMESESVFKSLGYNVSEERTSHVVSHQTKTVVTDWNSPVGALHCVSEEGLADGSSNRGQKRIP; translated from the exons TCAGCTTACCCCTCTAAACGTCCACTCAGTAGACAGGAATACTCCAGGCAGAGAAACCAGTATGAGTTGAAGCGCCTTTACAAGCATATCCATCCTGAGGTTCGTAAAAACATAGAGATGTATAGTGATGCGGCTGAGTATGAGAACACCCGACAGGGGAGTCAGGAGGAGTTCACGGGggagaccaggtatatatacgaGGATAACGGTAGCAGCCCCAACGACTGCATTAGCCCAGAAGAAGAGTACCTGGAATGGGATGAGATCCTCAGAGGGGAGGTGCAGTCAATGCGCTGGATGTTTGAGAACAAACCTCTGGATGCCATCAAAGACGACGCCTCAAATGAGGGTGACGACCAAAACATGGAACAGGAGATGATTGTTGGGAGTGATGTAAAAAGCAAAGCATGGATGTTTGAGACCAAGCCCATGGACACGTTGGGATCAGACAACATAGCTTCAACTAAATATAGAAACAGATTCAATAAGTTGGACAAAGGAGATGTCCGTGCTGCAGCCTGGTTGTTTGAAAACCAGCCTATGGAGACCCTGAACAAAATGCATGGCGATGAAGAGCTAACCAAAGAGATAGTATTTACCCAGGAAGATGGCAGCTCTACCATATACATGCTTGAATATCAGTACATGGAAACTTTAGGTCATACTGAGACCATTGATGACAGTCACCTCCTGAGTTTGAGGTCAGCGCTTGAGGATATAAAGGGAGAAGTGAAGACGATCACAAGCACATTTGAGACTCAGTTTATATGCGTCCTCATGGGACAGTCGGGCCAGATGTTGGAGATAACATCTATACGCAAAGTGGAGACTGAGAAGGGGGACACTAGAACATCAACCTGGCTTTTTGATACTCAAGCCCTGGACATGACTAATAGACTCCCTGCCCCAGTGAAACTTGTGTGTAGCCTGTCCATGGAAGACAACTACAAAGGAGATGTTTACAGGGGTAGATGGTTGTTTGAGACAAAGACCTTAGACTCCATTAACAAAGATGAATGGGAAAGCTCGACGCTGCAAAAGGAAGAGATAATCGGAGCTGATGTCCGAAAACATTGCTTAGCGTTTGAAACTCAGCCAATGGATTCTCTGAAAGATGATTCAAATGCGAGACCCCTGACTATCGAAGACGTTATTGGCGGTAATGTTAGATCTGCAAGACACTTCTTTGAGACTAGTCCCAAGGCAGCTTTGAAGGATATCAATGAGGTAGGGAGGCTCAAAAAGGTAGTGGCAGCTGAAGAAGAGAAGGGTGATGTAAGGCACCAAAAATGGATGTTTGAGAATGAACGACTAGAGAACATAAGAGATGAGAAGAAGGAGACTATTCGCACTGTGAACTTTGAAAATCTGACTGAAGAGGAAGGTACAAGCTACAATGCAGATGTCCGTAAGAATTGCATGGTATTTGAGACTCAGCCAATGGACACTTTGAAAGATGATTCAAATGTTAGAGCCTTTTCAAAGACGGAAATTGTCAGAGGCAACGTCAGATCAGCTAAACATTACTTTGAAACTGCTCCAGCTGACAATTTAAAAGACCTTGCTGAGGTTGGGAAACTACAAAAAATGGTGAGACTTGATGAAGAGAAGGGGGATGTGAGACACCAGAAGTGGGTTTTCGAAAGTCAACCCCTGGAGCACattaaagaggaaaagaaggaGGTCGTTCGAACCATTAACCTGGAGGAAATCGATAAAGTGGATGTCTCAAACTACAAGCAAATATTTGAAACCACAGACTTAACCAGATGGGATGAATCTCAAAAGATACTCGTGGAGGGTGTAACATGTGGCTCTGTGAAATCTAACAAACATCTGTTTGAGTCTACACCAATGTACGCCATGCAAGACAGCTCTGGCCATTACCATGAAGTGAAAACAGTGCATCGGGAAGAGGTTGTCAAGGGAGACGTAACAAGCTGCAAATGGATGTTTGAAACACGCCCCATTGACCAGTTTGATGAAAGTATCAGTAATTACCAAATTATTAAAGGAATATCCAAAGAAGTTGAGTCTGGTGATGTTAAAACTGCCAAGTGGCTGTTTGAAACACAGCCTCTAGATGCAATTAAATACTTCAGCAATATTGAAGATGAGGAAACTACAACCAAGGAAAGTGTTGAGATTGTAAAAGGTGATGTTAAAACCGGTAAATGGTTATTCGAGACTAAACTAATGAATGTCCCATACGAGAAGGAGGAGTTGAAGAGTGAAAATGAGAGTGAGGAGGTACACAAAGGAGATGTAAAAACCTGCACATGGTTGTTTGAGACAAAGGCACTGGACACTATCCGAGATGAAACCGAAACTGTTCTACAAACATGCACAGTAAATCAAGAAGATGTCCAGGGCAAAGATGTACGAATGGCTCGTTTTCTATTTGAGACAGAAAAACTCGAGAATATCACAGGAGAGGATGAAAGTTTTAAGAAGGTTACTGATATAGACATTCAGTCAGGAGATGTGAATAGAATCAAGTATATCTTTGAGAACCAGTCCTCTGATATCATGACCTCAACATCTGAGGAGGTTATGCAAATGCTCAAAACTACACAATCAGAGGACATCCAGAAAGGAAATGTGGGGAACTGCAAATGGCTCTTTGAGAACCAGTCGATAGATGCCATACATGATACCCAAGACGAGGCTCTGGAGACCCGCACTGTGATGGATGTACAAGGAGGTAATGTGGATAAAGGCCGTTTCATTTTTGAGACCTACTCCTTGGACAAAATCCAGGAGGTgtcctcagagacagagaccgataTCACAAAGTTGCAGAAAATCACCCgtgaagaggaagagaaaggggatGTAAGGAACTACACCATGATGTTTGAAACTCAGCCTCTTTATGCCATTCAAGACAAACAGGGTCATTATCATGAGGTCACCACTGTCACAAGCGAGGAGATATTGAAGGGTGATGTGATCGGGTCCCGGTGGTTGTTTGAAACTAAGCCTCTTGATTCTATCAGGGATACAGATGAGGTCTATATAATCAAATCTGTCACACAGGAGGATGTTCAGAAAGGAGATGTTACTTCAGCCAAGTGGAGATTTGAAACACAACCTCTTGATAAGATTGCAGAGGACATAAAAATGTCAGTTAAAACCGTTGAAGATATTCAAGGAGGAGATGTTAGAATGAATAAACAGCGTTTTGAATCTGATGAGCTGTCACAGAAGTCTGTGCGAACAGTTAATGTGAGTGAAATCCAAAAAGGTGATGTCAGGACAGCCAAATGGATGTTTGAAACTCAAACAATGGATAAAATACGTAGCCAGAGCGAAGAGAATTTAATAGAAACCGTCATGAAAGAGGAGGTCCTAAAGGGAGATGTTAGACAATCAGTGTGGCTCTTTGAACAGAATCCCCTTGACCATATAAAGGAGATAGATGAGGACAATACAGTAGTTGTTCAAGAGGAGATCCCCAAAGCCGAtgtaaagacaacaacatggctgTTTGAAACAACTCCATTCCATGACTTTAATGAGAACAGTGTTGAGAAGTCAGAAATCCTAGGTAAAAGTATCAAAGGAACCCTTGAGGAACTTTATAGCCAGAAAATGGTTAATTCAAAAGGAATACTCATTGAAGCAGATGAAATTGGGGACGTTAGAATGGCAAAATACCAGCTAATGAATACGGATTCCCCAGAGATCCAAAGAGAGGAAATTATCAGCGGTGATCTGAACAACATTATGATGAATCTTTTGAACCGCCGGGAAACAATTGAGAGAGGAGTAGTGGTAGAGTCAGAGGAGAAGGGTAATATCAGTACAACAGTGCATCAATTGTTCAACCAAGAGAGGGGCATCAATGTGGAAAAGGAGGAAATATTAAGAGGTGACATCCAGGAAGCTGTAAACAATCTTCTCAAGGAGGGAGGATCTGCTAAACGTGGTATACTCCTTCAAGAGGATGAGAAGGGAGATGTGCAAATGACTATTTATTCTCTTCTAAATAAACAAGAGGACATCAGTGTTGACAAAGAGGATATAATCAAAGGCAATATAAGGAATGCTCTCCAAAGACTATCCAACCCAGAAAACCAAGAGCAGATGAGGATAAAGGTGGATGAGACAGAAAAGGGAAACGTAAACTTTTACTCCACATGCATTGAATCTGGGGCGCTCGACTATCTCAAACAACTCCAGGTAGAGCCAGATGAGACTCCACCTGAAAAGATAGAGAAAGAGGAGATCATTAGAGGAGATATAAAGGGGACAAAGCTCATTCTTGGCAGTAGTCGAGCACAAATTGAGCGTACGGTAGTTGAAGAGGACATAGTGTGTGGAGATGTTCGCAAATCCGTCAAGGTTTTCATGAGcgaacccacacactcactggatgGCCTACAAAAAGAGCAAATTGTGAGGGGTGATTTGAAAGCAGCTATGAACTCACTGTCTCAGTCTGTAAATCAGACAGTGGTtgtagagaaagaggaggtggtGAGAGGTAACATACACGAAACCAGAAGACACCTTGAGTGTGCCCATAGACGGCCCAAAGAGGTGGAAAAGACAGAGATTGTCCACGGCAACATCAAAGGGGCACTGAAGTCCCTAGAGAAATCTGCAACCTCCAAAGTTGAAGTTGTCATCGAAGATTTAGTTCCTGGAGACATCAAAGGTACCTTAAAATCCCTGGAGCAGGCAAAGCAAACAGTCAGGGCAATCGAGAAGGAAGAGATTGTAAAGGGTAACATTCATACAGCAAAGCAGTGTTTACGAGATGCTACTAATGACAGAAGGACATGTCAACAGGAAATAGATGTTCAGGGAAATGTGAGAGGCACTATTGAGCTCTTATTGGAACCTCCAGCTTCTCCAAGAATGACACGAAGGCCCAGCTTCGAGGGTGATGTGAAAATGTCCATTAAGTCACTCTACGAGACACATGAGGTGCATGAGACGGGGGAGGAACAAACTCAACCAGAGAAAGAGGAGGTGATAAAGGGTGACGTTAAAGGCACAATCAAATCCTTGCTGGAATCAGCTCAGCGTGCAGCTCCTAAAATCAGAGTGGGAGCTAGAAGGGTCAAAGTCCCTGTGAAATCTCCATTGCGCTCACAGCATGGAAGCCCTCTATCGCGTTCACAGCAAGGTAGCCCTGAATGTTCTGTTGCAACCAAAGCTGAGAGTGAGACACTTAAAAATAAGTATCAAAGCATTGAAGCACAGAGAAACATACAAAAAATAAAGACAGCTAATTCGGCCAAAACTGAGAGCTCAACACAAGAGAATCAATCCCTCTCAACTCAAACCGCAACCAATGCATCTGAATCACAGACTACTCAACAATCAAAGACAGTAATGCAACACACGACCATCACTCAAAACCATGGCATTAAAACTTTGGAGACTAAGTTCCGTAACCTTAATTCAAGTCGAAAGGGTATGATCAGACTAGATAAAACCAAAGTGAAAACAAATGTTCATACCCCAACACGGACATTGTCTGAGTCTgaactttctctccctcccccacctccaccatgtgACGATCAATCATCCCTAACCCCAGCATCCTCTATCAATAGGCTGGACTTGGACCTTCCTCCTCCCCcaactcctcctcccccaccacctGTTGACTCTGAGCCTGATCATTTCCCTCCGCCACCACAGGATTTCCTTCCACCCCCTCCCTCGCAGCATGAACTGGACTCTATGCCATACCAGACACCTCATCCATCACCAGCAAAAGCCACAAAAATGATGGTCAAAAAGGTGAAAGGTCCTGCATTGCATCAAGTCTCGAAACTTGAACCAACCGGTCAGATTCAGAAAATTCAACAGGCAACCTCGGAGAAACATACAACCACAGCCAACAAATCTGTGTTGGAAATCAGCAAAACTCAAAATGAATTAACTGTTTTGTCTGAAATCCCAAAACCCCCAGAATCACCACGACCATTAAAGAAAGTTTACGTCGCCCCTATAAGATTTactcctccaccttctcctcctcccttcatgaGATCCACTAAATTCAAAACTCCATTAATACAGGCAGAGGAAAAGTACAGAAAACAGAAAGTGGATAGTACACCACCTGCTACACCGAGCCCCATTTTCATGCATGAGTCAGTCACTGCTGCCCTTGAAATGCTTTCCACTGAGGAGGCAGGTATGAAGCAATCAAAAAAGAGCATGGCGTTTGGTTTCACTCAAGACGTGGCTGAAAAGACTATGACTAATGTTAAGTCAGACACACTATCATCTGATTTATCCAAGCAGGCACAAATCTCAGATACTCCTTCAAGCAAGACTTTGGTCTCTGCTGTATATGGGAAAAATCTCCCTGAATCTGCGGTTATTTCTGCAACTAAACAGCATATTGTCTCTGATCAGACATCCAAAGTCGTCTCAGTTCAGCACCAGACCACATCTATTTCCTCCACAAAGCAACAGACAGTTACTGCAACTAAACAACAGGTAACTTCAGCATCCGCCAAGCACTCACACTCTGCTGTAAGTAGCTCTCAATTCCAGATCTTATCCAGTGATGCTAAAAAGGTTGAAAATACAAAAGCAGATGTTCAAAATTTCAAAGTTTACTCTCAAGGAACAAAAACAGACGTCCAGAAggatgtaaaaaataaaggttCTCATAAATCTGAGGAGAAAAAGAACAAGGATAATTCTGCATCCCAAGTTCCCGAGAAGGTTTCTGACCAGCCTCAAGAAACAGTAAAGGGAACCCAAGAAACAAATGTCAAAGCAGCGAAATCAACCTCAGaagacaaaaataaaaatgacaaTTCTGTATCACAAGCACCTGAGAAGGTTGCTAATCAACCTATCAAAGTAGAAAAGTTAACCCCAGAAACTAATGTCAAATCAGGCAAAAAGAAGAAGGCCAAAGGGATAGAAAAGCAAGTAGAAGTAAAAGAAACAAAACAGCCAGATGAAACTAAGACGGAAAACATTTCACAGGTGAAGGATGTGAAGGTGGAAGTAAAGGAAGACACAAAGTTGAAGGTTTCTAGTGAGCAAACACATGCCCAGACTGACGTCAAGGTCAAGGAGGGCAGTCAGAAAGCTCCTGCTATTAAAGACAACCAACCAGCAACTCCAACTTCTgcaagaaagaagaagaagaagaagtcaaAAGCTAAAGATGCAGCTGCCACCACAGAATCAACTAAATCTCTTTCTGAAAGTTCCACTCAAAGTCAGGAGATGCAAACAGCCCATCAAGAGGAGCAGATCCAGGTACATAAGGAAGTTATTATCACTGAAAGCAAAGTTGAAAGAAAAGTTCATCAAAGTGTCCAGCAACAGGGAACAGTTAAAGTAGAAAAGCAGGTCAAGCCATCGCAAAAGAAGAAAGAGTTGACAGGAAGCCAACAGATTCAAGAGAAACCAAAGGAAGAGTACAGAAATGTTCCAGTCAAAGTGGAAAGTGGAAAAATGACAAACATGTCAGCCCGAAAGGAACCTGCGAGGACCTCAACAGAGAGCACTGAGGATTCTCAAAGACGAGAACATGCCCAGGAGTTAATCTCGCATAtaacagagttagagggagctTCAGGAAAAATAGATTCTAAATCTGTGAAGACACTGCTCAATACTATTCCACAGTGGCTCATTGGTCCTGAGGAAAATCTTTATTTGGAGGGAACTGCAGTTGAGCATAATATACAAAAGCTTACAGAAATTGTTTCATATGTGAAAAAACTAGCAAAGGCAAAGTTGATGTGTTTAGAGGGGATCCACACTAATCTGGAGAGGCATGAGTGTGAACCTACTTCTAAAAAGATCATTGTTGGTGGTGCAACTCAAAGGATACATAAAATAAGTATTGGCTCTTTGAAAGTTGAAAGTCAAAAGAAAGTTGTGGAAAGCAAAGCAACATCACATGAAAGCAAAATGCAAGAGTTGAGTGTAAAATCCATGCGCTCACCCTCACCATTACTAAGGATGCGCTCACCCTCACCAACCTTTATTACCATTGAATCTACCCGGAGAACTGACTCTCCTCAGAGAATAACCCCATCACCTATCCAAACGCACAGACCAGCCACTCCCCCAACACCTCCCCCTCGCAAATCGGAAACTCCTACAACACGCATCAATAGGGCCACACCCTCTCCCACCTTCTCTAGGGCAGAGAACTTGGCGCGGCTAAAAGATACTACAGCCAAGCTTTCCCGTGGGGTGACGCCGCCTCCAGTTTTACTTCCTATGCAACTCACAGAAAAGAAATCTGAGATTGTGGAATCCCCTGCATCATTCCATCGGCAGATCAAAATTGAGGCACAAGCTGAGGGAGCTTCAGAAGTGTCAGACACAACAATTGTCACTCAAGAGGCTCAAAAGGCTGATGTAAAGGTCACAGATAAAGAGTCATTCCATCAAACGGATAAAGAAGTCATGGAAGCTTCTGAAATGTCAGACTCGTCAATGGTGACTATGTCAGTGAGAAACAAGAGGGAGTTTTTTGAAGATGCTCAAAAAGCTGAGGTAAATAAGACCAATGTGCGAAAAGATCCCATCGACATCCCAGAGCACTTGGGCCCAGACAGGGAGGAGCACACAACAACAAACCAAGAGAGTAAGGATGACACACAAAGCACATATGAGAAGGTCACAGAGAACAATGCTGAAATAGTGGGATCTGCAAAGTCAACTGATAAAGAATTGATGGAAGCTTCAAAAATGTCAAACTCATTAGCAGCAACTACATCagtgagagacaagagagagttttTTGAAGAGGCTCATAAAGCTGAGGTAAATAAGACGTACGTTCGAAGGGATCCCATTGATATCCCCGAGCGCTTGGGTCCAGACATGGAGGAGCTCAAACCAGAAAACCAAGAGAACGAGAAGGAGGACCTTCCAAAGGTGGACTTGTCAGGACTAGTCAACAAATTTGAAACACCGGAAGATAAAGTTTACGTCAGAAAGCCTATCACAATGAGAGAAAGACGTGGAAGTGAGATGGAATATACAGAGACTGAAAATACAGTTATTCAAGAACAAGAGATGCCAACGTTTGACATCAAGGCtattaaaaatgtttttgaaatGGTTGAGCAAAGTCCCTCCTTCAAAGGGGAGAAAAATAAACAGGAGGAGCTGGAGTCAAACCTGAGTGAAAACACTAGAGATAGTTCAAAGCAGGATAACACCCAGGAGACACAGAGGGGCTTCGGGCAGATCTCGCCCCTGCCTTCCCAGAAAGAAGTGCAAAACATGTCAGCAGACCCAACGGGCTTCTCTGAAAAGTCAGTCACAGAGCATTTCTCAAGCTTAGATGAATTCGGCAACAAGACAATTGGATCATTGAGCAGCACAACTGTTTCCCAGCACTCAGAGAGCACAATAACCCACCATGCCCCCTTCTCATATGCTGACGTGGTAAAGAAAAAAAGGGGGTCTGAGGTGACGCCGTCTGAATCCCCGGAAGAGGCTTCCACTGAAGAGTTGCTGAGGAATTTCCACAAAAcatggatggagagtgagagtGTTTTCAAGAGTCTCGGCTACAATGTTTCGGAGGAGAGAACATCACATGTTGTGTCACATCAAACAAAGACCGTTGTTACTG ACTGGAATTCCCCAGTCGGAGCGTTGCACTGTGTGTCAGAGGAGGGTCTAGCCGATGGAAGCTCTAATAGAGGACAGAAAAGAATTCCATAA